The Prevotella melaninogenica genome has a segment encoding these proteins:
- the hutH gene encoding histidine ammonia-lyase: protein MNKIHQISAEHLSIEQIGEIIKNGTKLELSEDARQRIIRCREYLDNKIKESETPIYGVTTGFGSLCKISIDKDSLSQLQKNLVMSHACGVGDRVPNEIVKIMLLLKIQSLSYGYSACQLKTVERLIDFFNNDIYPIVYMQGSLGASGDLVPLAHLSLPLIGMGEVEYKGEILSGSDILKKMKWEVIELVSKEGLALLNGTQNMNAFAVWALLQSERLSEWADVIGTMSLEAYDGRIEPFTHAVHAVRHHKGQIDTAARIRELLEGSELIKQPKVNVQDPYSFRCMPQVHGASKDTIAYVKSVIDIEVNAATDNPTVCPDEDLVISAGNFHGEPIAQPMDFLAIALCELSNISERRIYKLVSGTRNLPSFLVAKPGVNSGFMIPQYTAASIVSQSKTYCTPASVDSIPSSQGQEDHVSMGANAATKLYQVVLNTERVLAIELFNAAQALEFRRPLKSSPTIEAIHKAYRESVPFIDTDEFMAPHIAKSVEFLRK, encoded by the coding sequence ATGAACAAAATTCATCAGATCAGTGCCGAGCATCTGTCTATTGAGCAGATTGGTGAGATAATCAAGAACGGCACAAAGCTTGAACTTTCTGAAGATGCACGTCAACGAATTATTCGTTGTAGAGAGTATCTCGATAATAAGATTAAAGAATCAGAAACTCCTATCTATGGTGTGACAACAGGCTTCGGCTCTCTCTGTAAGATATCTATCGACAAGGATAGTCTTTCACAACTGCAGAAAAACCTCGTAATGTCTCATGCTTGTGGTGTGGGAGACCGCGTTCCTAATGAGATTGTAAAGATAATGTTGCTGCTCAAGATTCAGTCGCTCAGTTACGGCTATTCAGCCTGCCAGCTGAAGACCGTCGAGCGACTGATAGACTTCTTCAACAATGATATCTATCCTATTGTATATATGCAAGGATCATTAGGTGCATCAGGCGACCTCGTTCCTTTAGCTCACCTCTCTCTACCACTTATCGGTATGGGTGAAGTTGAATACAAAGGTGAAATCTTATCTGGTTCTGACATCCTTAAGAAGATGAAATGGGAAGTTATCGAACTCGTTTCTAAAGAAGGACTTGCCCTACTCAATGGAACTCAGAACATGAATGCCTTCGCTGTATGGGCACTCTTACAGAGTGAACGTTTGAGCGAGTGGGCTGATGTTATCGGTACAATGTCTCTTGAGGCTTACGATGGACGTATTGAACCATTCACACACGCTGTTCACGCTGTTCGTCATCATAAGGGGCAGATTGACACTGCAGCACGTATAAGAGAATTATTAGAAGGCAGTGAGCTTATTAAACAGCCTAAAGTCAACGTACAAGACCCTTATTCATTCCGCTGTATGCCACAGGTACATGGCGCATCAAAGGACACAATTGCCTATGTTAAGTCTGTCATAGATATTGAAGTGAATGCTGCAACTGATAACCCAACCGTTTGTCCTGATGAAGACCTTGTTATCTCAGCAGGAAACTTCCATGGAGAACCAATTGCACAGCCAATGGACTTCCTTGCTATCGCACTCTGCGAACTAAGCAATATCTCTGAACGCCGCATCTATAAGCTCGTATCTGGAACTCGTAACCTACCAAGCTTCCTCGTGGCTAAGCCCGGTGTAAACAGCGGTTTTATGATTCCACAGTACACAGCTGCATCTATTGTTAGTCAAAGCAAGACTTATTGTACTCCTGCATCTGTCGACAGTATTCCATCTTCACAAGGTCAGGAAGACCATGTTAGTATGGGTGCTAATGCGGCAACAAAGCTCTATCAGGTTGTATTGAATACGGAACGTGTACTTGCTATCGAACTCTTTAATGCTGCACAAGCACTTGAGTTCCGTCGTCCGCTGAAGTCTTCTCCAACGATTGAAGCTATACACAAGGCTTATCGCGAGAGTGTACCTTTCATTGACACAGACGAGTTTATGGCACCTCACATCGCCAAGTCTGTTGAATTCTTACGTAAATAA
- the hutI gene encoding imidazolonepropionase: MKRLIVKNIGLLAGIGQEGKLCLKGKEMTELNTLSDAYLIIEDGHFADYGKMSDCPPAFGNEEIVDAEGGTILPSWCDSHTHIVFAGSREQEFVDKIRGLSYAEIAKRGGGILNSADRLHEMSEDDLYQQAMKRVDEIIRKGTGCVEIKSGYGLNTEDELKMLRVIRRIKETTQLKVVATFLGAHAVSREYKGRQDAYIELIINEMIPAVGAEKLAEFIDVFCDTGFFTPEETARILKAGAAYGMRPKIHADELESSGGVEVGVEHNALSVDHLESMTEEEIEILKHSETMPTALPGTSFFLNLPFALGRKMIDQGLPLALASDYNPGSTPSGDMKFIVSLGCIKMRLMPAEAINAATLNGACAMGLSKEYGSITRGKVANFFITDTIPSIEFIPYAYTTPIVKRVFLQGEEYV; encoded by the coding sequence ATGAAAAGATTAATAGTTAAAAACATTGGCTTACTTGCTGGTATAGGGCAAGAAGGAAAGCTATGTCTTAAAGGTAAAGAGATGACAGAACTAAACACGCTGTCCGATGCTTACCTTATTATAGAGGACGGACATTTTGCTGATTACGGTAAGATGAGTGATTGCCCACCAGCTTTTGGGAACGAGGAGATTGTTGATGCAGAAGGAGGAACAATTCTCCCTTCATGGTGTGACTCTCATACCCACATTGTCTTTGCTGGTAGTCGAGAGCAAGAGTTTGTTGACAAGATTCGTGGACTTAGCTATGCAGAAATTGCTAAACGTGGTGGTGGTATCCTTAACTCAGCAGATCGCCTTCATGAAATGAGTGAAGACGATCTTTATCAACAAGCGATGAAACGTGTTGATGAGATTATTAGAAAAGGAACTGGATGTGTAGAGATAAAAAGTGGATATGGACTTAACACGGAAGATGAACTAAAGATGCTCCGTGTTATCCGTCGTATCAAAGAGACAACACAGCTGAAAGTCGTTGCAACATTCCTTGGTGCACATGCTGTTTCGCGTGAATATAAAGGTAGACAAGATGCCTACATTGAGTTAATCATCAACGAAATGATACCCGCTGTGGGTGCTGAGAAATTAGCAGAGTTCATCGATGTGTTCTGTGACACGGGCTTCTTTACGCCAGAAGAAACCGCACGGATTCTTAAAGCTGGTGCAGCATATGGTATGCGCCCCAAGATACATGCTGACGAGTTAGAATCATCAGGTGGTGTTGAAGTCGGTGTAGAACATAATGCTCTGTCAGTTGACCACTTAGAGAGTATGACTGAAGAAGAGATTGAGATTCTGAAGCATAGCGAAACAATGCCGACTGCACTCCCAGGAACCTCCTTCTTCCTTAACCTACCTTTTGCCTTAGGTCGAAAAATGATAGATCAAGGATTACCACTTGCCCTTGCAAGCGATTATAACCCTGGCTCTACCCCATCAGGAGACATGAAGTTTATCGTTTCTCTTGGCTGTATCAAGATGCGCTTAATGCCAGCAGAAGCAATCAACGCCGCAACCTTGAATGGAGCATGTGCGATGGGATTGAGTAAAGAATATGGTTCTATTACACGTGGAAAAGTGGCTAACTTCTTTATTACAGACACAATCCCTTCTATAGAATTTATCCCTTACGCTTATACAACCCCTATCGTAAAACGAGTTTTCCTGCAAGGAGAAGAGTATGTATAG
- a CDS encoding 30S ribosomal protein S16 codes for MATKIRLQRGGRKNYAFYSIVIADARAPRDGKFTEKIGTYNPNTNPATVDLNFDRALYWVETGAQPTDTARNILKGEGVYMMKHLRGGVKKGAFDEAACQQKFDAWKQAKVAATEAVEKKVTDAKKAAAAQNLEAEKKVNEAIAKKVADKKAAAVAAQAEAEAAQAAEDTTSEAPAEEAPAEA; via the coding sequence ATGGCAACAAAAATCAGATTGCAGCGCGGTGGTCGTAAGAACTATGCTTTCTACAGCATCGTAATCGCTGACGCTCGTGCACCACGTGATGGTAAGTTTACTGAGAAGATTGGTACTTATAACCCTAACACCAATCCAGCCACAGTAGATTTGAATTTTGATCGTGCTCTTTACTGGGTTGAGACAGGTGCTCAGCCAACAGACACTGCTCGTAACATCCTTAAGGGTGAGGGCGTTTACATGATGAAGCACCTCCGTGGTGGTGTTAAGAAGGGCGCATTCGACGAGGCTGCATGCCAGCAGAAGTTTGATGCTTGGAAGCAGGCTAAGGTTGCAGCTACAGAGGCTGTTGAGAAGAAGGTAACCGACGCGAAGAAGGCTGCTGCTGCTCAGAACCTCGAGGCTGAGAAGAAGGTTAACGAGGCTATTGCTAAGAAGGTTGCAGACAAGAAGGCTGCTGCCGTTGCAGCACAGGCTGAGGCTGAGGCAGCACAGGCTGCTGAGGATACTACTTCTGAGGCTCCTGCAGAGGAGGCACCAGCAGAGGCATAA
- a CDS encoding DUF5715 family protein, whose product MKQKKKITKNRFLLGFIAITFLLALIRLLFPSIAHDRMKALSKVDGDSTHVMEKVDSAKIKAQSTPSNVKMSHFFTSDGLQKKNRIVGVRDYEESFPDSQPQQLEAALRYGVKPVADRADAEKRKSELVYVGSNPYYNMKKLNSSIPYLVPRAAILLQDIARNFMDSLQTKGVPINKLLVSSVLRTKEDVEKLRRHNHNATENSCHLYGTTFDIAYNKYASVTRPVTNDTLKWVLSEVLNDLRSQGRCFIKHEKHQGCFHITVR is encoded by the coding sequence ATGAAACAAAAAAAGAAGATAACAAAGAATCGTTTTTTATTGGGCTTCATTGCTATAACTTTTCTTTTAGCCCTCATAAGGTTACTGTTTCCGTCTATCGCTCATGATAGGATGAAAGCATTATCCAAAGTTGATGGTGATAGCACGCATGTCATGGAAAAAGTTGACTCAGCTAAGATTAAAGCTCAATCAACTCCAAGTAATGTTAAGATGTCTCATTTCTTTACATCAGATGGATTACAGAAGAAAAACAGAATCGTTGGTGTAAGAGATTATGAAGAGAGCTTCCCTGATTCGCAGCCACAGCAACTTGAAGCTGCGTTGCGTTATGGTGTGAAGCCTGTTGCTGATCGTGCTGATGCTGAGAAACGTAAGAGTGAGTTGGTATATGTTGGTAGTAATCCATATTATAATATGAAGAAGTTGAATAGTAGCATACCATACCTTGTGCCACGTGCTGCTATCTTACTTCAAGATATTGCCCGTAACTTTATGGATAGCTTGCAGACAAAGGGAGTTCCTATCAATAAACTTTTAGTTTCAAGCGTATTGAGAACAAAGGAAGATGTTGAGAAACTTCGTCGGCATAATCATAATGCAACAGAGAATAGCTGCCACTTGTATGGTACAACCTTTGATATTGCTTACAATAAATATGCTTCAGTTACTCGTCCTGTGACAAATGATACTCTTAAATGGGTTTTAAGTGAAGTGCTTAACGACTTACGTTCACAAGGACGATGCTTCATAAAGCATGAGAAGCATCAGGGTTGTTTCCATATTACTGTAAGATAA
- a CDS encoding PhoH family protein, whose protein sequence is MIEKHIVLEDIDPVVFYGVGNGHLQMIKSLFPKLRIVARDNVIRILGDEEEMVKIEEDIETMRKHVERYNTITEEDILDIVKGRKTKADAVKDVLVYSVSGRPIKGRSEHQQQLIDAFEKNDMIFAVGPAGTGKTYLSIALAVKALKEKAAKKIILSRPAVEAGEKLGFLPGDMKDKIDPYLQPLYDALEDMIPAVKLQDMMDKHIIQIAPLAFMRGRTLSDAVVILDEAQNTTPAQIRMFLTRMGWNTKMVITGDLTQIDLPHAEKSGLKEALSILNGVDGISVINLDKKDIVRHKLVTRIVNAYEAHDKANKR, encoded by the coding sequence TTGATAGAGAAGCATATAGTTCTTGAAGATATAGACCCAGTAGTCTTCTATGGGGTTGGCAATGGTCACCTCCAAATGATAAAATCACTCTTCCCTAAGTTGAGAATTGTTGCAAGAGACAATGTTATTCGCATCTTAGGTGATGAGGAAGAGATGGTAAAGATTGAAGAAGACATTGAAACCATGCGTAAGCATGTGGAGCGGTATAACACCATTACAGAAGAGGACATCCTTGATATCGTGAAAGGTCGTAAGACCAAAGCTGATGCGGTAAAGGACGTCCTTGTTTATTCTGTATCGGGCAGACCTATCAAAGGTCGTTCGGAGCATCAGCAGCAACTGATTGATGCCTTCGAGAAAAACGATATGATATTTGCAGTTGGACCAGCGGGAACGGGTAAGACCTATCTCAGTATTGCCTTGGCTGTTAAGGCACTCAAAGAGAAAGCTGCAAAGAAGATTATCTTATCACGCCCAGCCGTTGAAGCTGGTGAGAAACTTGGATTCCTTCCAGGTGATATGAAGGATAAGATTGACCCCTATCTGCAACCACTTTATGACGCTTTAGAGGACATGATTCCTGCTGTAAAGCTACAGGATATGATGGATAAACATATCATTCAGATTGCTCCATTGGCATTCATGCGAGGACGAACACTGAGTGATGCTGTAGTAATCCTTGACGAAGCACAGAATACAACACCAGCACAAATCCGTATGTTCTTAACACGTATGGGCTGGAATACAAAGATGGTTATCACAGGTGACTTGACTCAGATTGACCTCCCTCATGCAGAGAAGAGCGGATTAAAGGAAGCACTTTCTATTCTAAATGGTGTGGATGGTATCTCGGTCATCAATCTGGATAAAAAAGACATTGTAAGACACAAATTAGTTACGCGTATCGTGAACGCATACGAAGCACACGATAAAGCTAACAAGAGATAG
- a CDS encoding phosphoribosylaminoimidazolesuccinocarboxamide synthase: MKALTKTEFHFDGQKSVYHGKVRDVYDINDDLIVMVATDRISAFDVVLPKGIPFKGQVLNQIAAKFLDLTTDICPNWKLATPDPMVTVGLKCEGFRVEMIIRSILTGSAWRAYKDGCREICGVKLPDGMRENERFPEPIVTPTTKADEGHDMNISKEEIIEQGIVSAEDYAIIEDWTRKLFARGQEIAAKQGLILVDTKYEFGKRDGQCYLIDEIHTPDSSRYFYAEGYEEKLEKGEPQKQLSKEFLRQWLIEHNFMNEPGQTMPEITDEYAETVSDRYIELYEHITGEKFDKAVEDGDIAARIEKNVKQYLASRK, translated from the coding sequence ATGAAAGCATTAACAAAAACTGAATTCCATTTCGATGGACAGAAGAGTGTGTATCACGGCAAAGTACGTGATGTGTATGACATCAACGACGATCTTATCGTCATGGTAGCTACCGACCGAATCTCAGCATTCGATGTCGTACTGCCTAAAGGAATACCGTTCAAAGGACAGGTTTTGAACCAGATTGCTGCCAAGTTCCTTGACCTGACAACAGACATCTGTCCTAACTGGAAGTTGGCTACTCCTGACCCAATGGTAACCGTTGGTCTGAAGTGTGAAGGCTTTCGTGTTGAAATGATTATCCGTTCAATCCTTACAGGTTCTGCATGGCGTGCCTACAAGGACGGATGTCGCGAGATTTGTGGCGTAAAACTCCCTGATGGTATGCGTGAGAACGAGCGTTTCCCTGAGCCAATCGTAACTCCAACTACTAAGGCTGACGAAGGTCACGACATGAACATCTCTAAGGAAGAGATTATTGAGCAGGGTATTGTTTCTGCAGAAGACTATGCAATCATTGAAGACTGGACACGCAAACTCTTTGCACGTGGTCAGGAGATTGCTGCAAAGCAGGGCTTGATACTCGTTGATACAAAGTATGAGTTCGGCAAGCGTGATGGTCAGTGCTACCTCATTGATGAGATTCACACACCAGACTCAAGCCGCTACTTCTATGCAGAAGGTTATGAGGAGAAACTTGAGAAGGGTGAACCACAGAAGCAGCTTTCTAAGGAATTCCTTCGTCAGTGGCTTATCGAGCACAACTTTATGAATGAGCCAGGACAGACCATGCCTGAGATTACAGATGAATATGCTGAGACAGTTAGCGACCGTTATATCGAGCTTTACGAGCATATCACAGGCGAAAAGTTTGACAAGGCTGTTGAAGATGGCGATATTGCTGCACGCATCGAGAAGAATGTAAAGCAATATCTGGCTTCAAGAAAGTAA
- the ubiE gene encoding bifunctional demethylmenaquinone methyltransferase/2-methoxy-6-polyprenyl-1,4-benzoquinol methylase UbiE, producing MYEQEKIKPYDGEGEKGKLIEEMFDNIAPTYDTLNHRLSGNIDKGWRKKAIRQLQPFRPKQMLDIATGTGDFAILAAKELKPEHLIGADISEGMMAIGREKVKAAGLSDVISFQKEDCLNLSFPDNTFDAVTAAFGIRNFQNLDKGLAEICRVLKKGGHLSIVELTTPVKFPMKQLFRIYSNTFLLNYAKFISKDKSAYEYLNKTVEAFPQGEKMMEIFQKSGFAKSSFRRLTFGICTMYFAEK from the coding sequence ATGTACGAGCAGGAAAAGATTAAGCCCTATGATGGAGAGGGCGAGAAAGGAAAACTAATAGAAGAGATGTTTGATAACATCGCACCAACTTATGACACCCTAAATCATCGTCTTTCTGGAAATATTGATAAGGGGTGGCGTAAGAAAGCTATTCGTCAGTTGCAGCCTTTCCGTCCAAAGCAGATGCTTGACATTGCTACAGGTACTGGCGACTTTGCCATTCTTGCAGCTAAAGAGCTGAAGCCAGAACATCTTATCGGTGCAGATATTTCTGAAGGTATGATGGCTATCGGTCGTGAGAAAGTAAAAGCTGCAGGACTAAGTGATGTCATTTCGTTTCAGAAGGAAGACTGTCTTAACCTTTCTTTTCCCGACAATACGTTTGATGCTGTGACAGCTGCATTCGGTATTCGTAACTTCCAGAACCTTGATAAGGGACTTGCTGAGATTTGCCGTGTACTGAAGAAGGGTGGACACCTGAGCATTGTAGAGCTGACAACACCTGTTAAGTTCCCAATGAAACAACTTTTCCGCATCTATTCTAACACATTCTTGCTGAACTATGCTAAGTTTATCTCAAAAGATAAAAGTGCATACGAATACCTTAACAAGACTGTTGAGGCTTTCCCACAAGGCGAAAAGATGATGGAGATATTCCAAAAATCAGGCTTTGCGAAAAGCTCTTTCCGCCGATTGACATTCGGTATCTGTACAATGTATTTTGCAGAGAAATAG
- a CDS encoding shikimate dehydrogenase family protein has protein sequence MDKYGLIGYPLGHSFSIGYFNEKFENEHINAQYINFEIPSIEDFKEVIDANPQLRGLNVTIPYKEQVIPYLDSLSPEAKAIGAVNVIRVTHKGNKTILKGFNSDVIGFTRSIEPLLERHHKKALILGTGGASKAINYGLKSLGLETKFVSRTKRAEVLTYEEITPEIIREYNVIVNCTPLGMYPNTEVCPSLPYEAMDSHTLLYDLLYNPDETLFMTKGREHGAIVKNGLEMLLLQAFASWEFWEGEEQK, from the coding sequence ATGGACAAGTACGGACTAATTGGCTACCCATTAGGGCATTCTTTCTCTATTGGCTATTTCAATGAGAAATTCGAGAACGAACACATCAATGCCCAATATATCAACTTTGAAATTCCATCTATAGAGGATTTCAAAGAGGTAATTGATGCTAATCCTCAATTACGTGGACTGAATGTGACCATTCCTTATAAGGAGCAGGTAATTCCTTATCTTGATAGTCTTAGTCCAGAAGCTAAAGCTATTGGTGCTGTAAATGTTATTCGTGTCACCCACAAAGGTAATAAAACTATACTTAAAGGCTTCAATAGCGATGTGATTGGCTTCACACGTAGTATTGAACCTTTACTTGAACGCCACCATAAGAAGGCACTTATCCTCGGAACTGGGGGTGCATCAAAGGCTATCAACTATGGGCTAAAGTCGCTCGGACTGGAAACGAAGTTCGTATCACGTACAAAACGAGCTGAAGTTTTAACCTACGAAGAAATAACTCCTGAGATTATTCGTGAGTATAATGTGATTGTTAATTGTACTCCACTCGGCATGTACCCCAATACGGAAGTATGCCCATCGCTTCCATACGAGGCTATGGACAGCCACACACTACTCTACGACCTACTATATAACCCTGATGAAACCTTATTTATGACAAAAGGGCGTGAGCATGGAGCTATTGTAAAGAATGGTCTTGAAATGCTTCTTCTACAGGCTTTCGCAAGCTGGGAGTTTTGGGAAGGAGAAGAACAGAAATAA
- a CDS encoding 4Fe-4S binding protein produces the protein MKKLQQLFLLLACILVLAVAAVQRDGKLLGNRVFSNDNKETKTKIDTLRTLDDGRVVINTTYLAKDVKGFGGAVPLEIYLKKGKVQQVKALHNSETPEFFQEASELLNRWNGKTTEQALAMKVDGVTGATYSSNAIIGNMKAGLQYAAKNVKETSFFDRLDLRAKTIIGFIVVLMAAIIPLFVKNKRYRVFQLLLNFVVLGLWGGTFISWSVLVGFMSGGMNVWISLIPIIMLITAFIYPLFGKKNYYCTHVCPLGSVQELAGMTNHNKLKMSKQTVQYLEHFRKLLFWVLMILMLAGVWSQWMDYELFVAFIFKSAAWVIILIAVVFILLSFFVPRPYCRFVCPMGSLLKLPTTKVTKWV, from the coding sequence ATGAAGAAACTTCAACAATTATTTTTGTTATTAGCCTGCATATTGGTTTTGGCAGTTGCGGCAGTACAACGTGATGGAAAACTATTGGGTAATCGTGTGTTTAGTAATGATAACAAGGAAACAAAAACCAAGATAGATACCCTTCGTACATTAGATGATGGTAGGGTTGTTATCAATACCACTTATTTAGCAAAGGATGTAAAGGGCTTTGGAGGCGCAGTTCCTTTAGAGATTTATCTTAAGAAGGGAAAGGTTCAGCAGGTAAAGGCATTACATAATTCTGAGACCCCCGAATTCTTCCAAGAAGCCAGTGAATTATTAAATCGTTGGAATGGTAAAACGACCGAACAGGCGTTGGCTATGAAGGTTGATGGCGTAACTGGGGCCACTTACTCTTCAAATGCTATTATTGGAAATATGAAGGCTGGTTTACAGTATGCGGCTAAGAATGTGAAAGAGACTTCATTCTTTGATAGACTGGACTTACGAGCAAAGACGATAATTGGTTTTATTGTTGTTCTTATGGCAGCTATTATTCCTTTGTTTGTTAAGAACAAGCGTTATCGTGTCTTCCAGCTCTTATTGAATTTTGTGGTTTTAGGCTTATGGGGAGGAACATTTATTTCATGGTCTGTTCTTGTTGGTTTCATGTCTGGTGGTATGAATGTATGGATATCATTGATTCCTATCATTATGTTGATAACAGCCTTCATTTATCCCCTTTTTGGTAAGAAGAATTACTATTGTACACATGTTTGTCCGTTAGGCTCTGTACAAGAGTTGGCGGGAATGACAAATCATAATAAGTTGAAGATGAGCAAACAAACTGTACAATATCTTGAACATTTCCGTAAACTATTGTTTTGGGTATTGATGATCTTGATGCTTGCAGGTGTTTGGTCACAGTGGATGGATTATGAATTGTTTGTAGCTTTTATATTCAAATCTGCAGCTTGGGTAATTATTCTGATAGCTGTTGTGTTTATCTTGCTGTCATTCTTTGTGCCACGTCCTTATTGTCGCTTTGTCTGTCCAATGGGAAGTCTATTAAAGTTGCCTACAACTAAGGTTACAAAGTGGGTGTAG
- the gcvT gene encoding glycine cleavage system aminomethyltransferase GcvT has translation MPNKRTCLYDKHVALGALITPFAGFDMPIQYTGIIDEHNAVREHCGVFDVSHMGEVIVSGPDADKFINHIFTNDVNGLAAGKVLYGMICYPDGGVVDDTCICKLDDHLYLMTINASNIDKDVAWIEQNAEGFDVVIENKSEAYGQLAIQGPKAESMLEDVLGLACKELKFYEVKRLQQDGTEVIVSRTGYTGEDGFEVYGTPEYIVKIWDKLIEAGVKPCGLGCRDTLRFEVGMPLYGNELSDKITPVMAGLSMFVKFDKEEFIGKEALLKQKTEGVSQRLRGIELDDNAIPRHGYKVLKDGVEVGEVTTGYHLISVDKSCAVALVDASVQMGDRLEIQIRKKTFPGTVVKKKFYENHYKK, from the coding sequence ATGCCAAACAAAAGAACATGTCTATATGACAAACACGTAGCATTAGGCGCACTTATCACCCCTTTTGCAGGCTTTGACATGCCCATCCAATATACAGGAATTATTGATGAGCATAACGCAGTAAGAGAACATTGCGGAGTTTTTGATGTGTCTCACATGGGAGAGGTTATAGTATCAGGTCCCGATGCTGACAAGTTTATTAACCATATCTTTACAAATGACGTAAACGGACTTGCTGCGGGTAAGGTGCTTTACGGTATGATTTGCTATCCTGATGGTGGAGTTGTAGATGACACATGTATTTGTAAACTTGACGACCACTTGTATCTCATGACAATCAATGCTTCCAATATTGATAAGGACGTAGCATGGATTGAACAGAACGCAGAAGGTTTCGATGTTGTTATTGAGAATAAGAGCGAAGCTTATGGTCAGTTAGCAATTCAAGGTCCAAAGGCTGAAAGCATGTTAGAAGATGTGCTCGGTCTTGCTTGCAAAGAATTGAAGTTCTATGAGGTAAAGCGTCTTCAGCAAGATGGTACTGAGGTCATCGTTTCTCGTACAGGATACACTGGAGAAGATGGTTTTGAAGTTTATGGCACACCAGAATATATCGTAAAGATATGGGATAAGTTGATTGAAGCTGGTGTAAAACCTTGCGGATTAGGCTGCCGAGACACCTTGCGCTTTGAGGTAGGCATGCCTCTATATGGTAATGAACTTTCTGATAAGATAACTCCAGTCATGGCTGGTTTATCAATGTTCGTGAAGTTTGATAAAGAAGAGTTTATCGGAAAGGAAGCCCTTTTGAAACAAAAGACCGAAGGTGTCAGCCAGCGTCTCCGTGGTATTGAGTTAGACGATAATGCTATTCCTCGTCATGGATACAAGGTTCTAAAGGATGGTGTAGAAGTTGGTGAAGTCACCACGGGCTACCACCTCATCTCTGTTGATAAGAGTTGTGCTGTCGCATTGGTAGATGCTTCCGTTCAGATGGGTGATAGACTTGAGATCCAAATCCGCAAGAAGACTTTCCCAGGCACTGTTGTTAAGAAGAAATTCTATGAGAATCACTATAAGAAATAA
- the gcvH gene encoding glycine cleavage system protein GcvH has protein sequence MAKVIEGLYYSESHEFVKVVGSVGYIGITDYAQHALGNIVYVDMPDVDDDIEVDEDFGAIESVKAASDLKSPVSGKVIEVNEALEDEPDLLNKDAYENWIIKVELTDTAELKNLMDAKAYEEFCAE, from the coding sequence ATGGCAAAAGTAATTGAAGGACTCTATTATTCAGAGTCACATGAATTCGTTAAAGTAGTTGGCAGTGTTGGCTATATTGGTATTACCGATTATGCACAGCACGCTTTAGGTAACATCGTATATGTTGATATGCCAGATGTAGACGATGACATTGAAGTAGACGAAGATTTCGGTGCTATCGAGAGCGTTAAGGCTGCTTCAGACCTCAAGTCTCCAGTCTCTGGTAAGGTTATCGAAGTTAATGAGGCATTGGAAGATGAACCAGACTTGCTCAATAAAGATGCATACGAAAACTGGATTATAAAAGTTGAACTTACAGATACTGCAGAGCTGAAGAATCTTATGGATGCTAAAGCTTACGAAGAATTCTGTGCAGAATAA